One Methylosinus sp. C49 DNA segment encodes these proteins:
- a CDS encoding ATP-binding protein — MSEAATADDWRRLVFDETVAGFLLVDQLGNVIGANAWARRMFGFAAEEAIVGQPLSRLLPEASTVAGGSDHGLQGVRYDGARFSVDAHFSSITRDGEPILLVTIIDLRDASAEETALIARAQELERVNERLARFAFVASQDLQEPLRKIADFGDLMEEAISRGAREEIVHANSVMRFSALRARALVQDLLSFSRIVNDELELAVLDLREAIAFSLAAVSPTIAETSARVEIDLPEVCITADATQFQRLVQNILANAIKYRKPGRPAAIDIKGFCDETSLCLAIADDGIGFEAQYAQKIFEPLKQLHSKVDYPGSGVGLAICKAIADRHGWRLSVEAEPGVGATFFIVLPLGETG; from the coding sequence ATGTCGGAGGCCGCGACGGCCGACGACTGGCGTCGACTTGTGTTCGATGAGACAGTCGCGGGGTTTCTGCTCGTCGACCAGCTCGGTAATGTCATCGGCGCCAACGCCTGGGCGCGCCGCATGTTCGGCTTCGCCGCGGAGGAGGCGATCGTCGGTCAGCCCCTTTCCCGTCTCTTGCCGGAGGCTTCGACTGTCGCCGGCGGCTCCGACCACGGATTGCAGGGCGTTCGCTATGACGGGGCGCGCTTTTCTGTCGATGCGCATTTCTCCTCGATCACGCGCGACGGCGAGCCGATCCTTCTCGTGACGATCATCGATCTTCGCGATGCGAGCGCCGAGGAGACCGCGCTCATCGCCCGCGCGCAGGAGCTGGAGCGCGTCAATGAGCGGCTCGCGCGTTTCGCTTTCGTCGCCTCGCAGGATCTTCAGGAGCCGCTGCGCAAGATCGCCGATTTCGGCGATCTGATGGAGGAGGCCATCTCGCGCGGCGCGCGCGAGGAGATCGTCCACGCCAATAGCGTCATGCGCTTTTCGGCGCTGCGCGCGCGTGCGCTGGTGCAGGATCTTCTGTCCTTCTCGCGCATCGTGAACGATGAGCTCGAGCTCGCCGTGCTCGATCTGCGCGAGGCCATCGCGTTTTCGCTGGCGGCGGTGTCGCCGACGATCGCCGAGACCAGCGCGCGGGTGGAGATCGATCTGCCGGAAGTCTGCATCACGGCCGACGCCACGCAATTTCAGCGGCTGGTGCAGAATATACTCGCCAACGCCATCAAATACAGAAAGCCCGGCCGACCGGCGGCGATCGACATAAAGGGCTTTTGCGACGAGACCTCGCTCTGCCTCGCCATCGCCGACGACGGCATCGGCTTCGAGGCGCAATATGCGCAGAAGATATTCGAGCCGCTGAAGCAATTGCACAGCAAGGTCGATTATCCGGGGTCGGGCGTCGGCCTCGCCATCTGCAAGGCGATCGCCGATCGCCATGGCTGGCGCCTCAGCGTCGAGGCGGAGCCCGGCGTCGGCGCGACCTTCTTCATCGTGCTGCCGTTGGGCGAAACGGGTTAG
- a CDS encoding Hint domain-containing protein: protein MNYVFYTSSNPVTYGSYTTLISGSNTLLGDLGSTTKNFYYQLRSASGNPAVGESIELWRYSSDSSSATLVASGVYLGKYTGGYPVISISGVYEIIGSAPLGPVSFSATAFCFLAGVKIATAAGEIPVEELKRGDLVITRFGGLRPVVWVARQRFRGEFLGEKDAPIRIVAGALGPNQPARDLVVSPRHSIFIDDLLVLAELLVNEVTIVRAPMVGEVAYYHVDLGEHDVLLADGAWAESYYELDNRQDAHNYAEYLELRPDHRPTRCKSRLPIVDSRNDERLGALRRKILDRIPADALTDDADVHLDVDGVRIEPSFHAQGVWRFEVPAGARRLRLKSRTGRPSALGAREFDERRLGIAVARMTIETRDADITLRLDGPGMGEGFWQPERQGDVVLRRWTCGDALIPADRIAGEKEPVTLIVEGSVLRVYFASGLEAPDVRSEAGARDARAAQVPVPLSARRATMA, encoded by the coding sequence ATGAACTACGTTTTTTACACGTCCTCGAATCCCGTCACTTATGGGTCTTACACGACTCTCATATCGGGCTCGAACACACTGCTCGGCGACCTCGGGTCGACCACTAAGAACTTCTATTATCAACTGCGCAGCGCGAGCGGAAATCCCGCGGTCGGCGAATCGATCGAATTGTGGCGATATTCGAGCGACTCGTCCTCGGCGACATTGGTCGCATCCGGCGTCTATCTCGGGAAATATACGGGCGGCTATCCGGTCATCAGCATATCGGGCGTTTATGAGATCATCGGCTCCGCGCCCTTGGGTCCCGTGTCCTTTTCGGCGACCGCATTCTGCTTTCTCGCCGGCGTCAAAATCGCGACGGCCGCTGGAGAAATCCCGGTCGAGGAGCTCAAACGCGGCGATCTCGTCATCACCCGTTTCGGTGGGCTGCGTCCGGTCGTCTGGGTCGCTCGGCAGAGATTTCGGGGCGAGTTTCTCGGCGAGAAAGACGCGCCCATCCGCATCGTCGCAGGCGCGCTCGGCCCCAATCAGCCGGCGCGGGATCTCGTCGTCTCGCCGCGGCATTCCATCTTCATCGACGATCTTCTCGTCCTCGCCGAATTGCTCGTCAATGAGGTGACCATCGTTCGCGCGCCGATGGTCGGAGAGGTGGCCTATTATCACGTCGATCTCGGCGAGCATGATGTGCTGCTCGCCGACGGAGCTTGGGCGGAGAGCTATTACGAGCTCGACAATCGCCAGGACGCGCATAATTACGCCGAATATCTCGAGCTCCGACCGGATCATCGGCCAACGCGTTGCAAAAGCCGCCTGCCGATCGTCGATAGTCGAAACGACGAGAGGCTCGGCGCGCTGCGTCGGAAGATTCTGGACCGTATTCCGGCCGACGCGCTCACCGACGACGCCGACGTTCATCTCGATGTCGATGGCGTCCGCATCGAGCCGTCTTTTCACGCGCAAGGCGTTTGGCGCTTCGAGGTTCCGGCCGGCGCGAGACGTCTGCGGTTGAAATCGCGTACCGGCCGCCCCAGCGCATTGGGCGCTCGCGAATTCGACGAGCGTCGTCTCGGCATTGCGGTCGCCCGGATGACGATCGAGACGCGCGACGCCGACATTACGCTGCGCCTCGACGGACCGGGAATGGGCGAAGGATTTTGGCAGCCCGAGCGGCAAGGCGACGTGGTCCTCCGTCGCTGGACGTGCGGCGACGCGCTCATTCCCGCCGACCGCATCGCCGGAGAGAAAGAGCCCGTCACTCTCATTGTCGAGGGCTCGGTTTTGCGCGTCTATTTCGCGAGCGGCCTCGAAGCGCCGGATGTCCGAAGCGAAGCCGGCGCTCGCGACGCGCGGGCGGCGCAGGTTCCGGTTCCGCTGTCGGCGCGGCGCGCCACAATGGCGTGA
- the rpsR gene encoding 30S ribosomal protein S18: protein MSAAARRPFFRRRKSCPFSGANAPKIDYKDTRLLSRYISERGKIVPSRITAVSAKKQRELAQAIKRARFLGLLPYVIR, encoded by the coding sequence ATGAGCGCCGCAGCCCGCCGCCCCTTCTTCCGCCGCCGCAAGTCCTGCCCCTTCTCCGGCGCCAACGCCCCGAAGATCGACTATAAGGACACGCGTCTGCTCTCGCGCTACATCTCCGAGCGCGGCAAGATCGTGCCCTCGCGCATCACGGCCGTCTCGGCCAAGAAGCAGCGCGAATTGGCCCAGGCCATCAAGCGCGCCCGCTTCCTCGGCCTTCTGCCTTACGTGATCCGCTGA
- the rpsF gene encoding 30S ribosomal protein S6, whose translation MALYEHIYLARQDVSPQQVEALTTQFKGIITSLGGKVTKTEYWGVKSLAYRIKKNRKAHFTLLNIDAPPAALAEVERQQGLSEDVLRFLTLRVDALEEGPSAQLRKRDDDDRGDRRGPGGPRPDRGDRGDRGDRRPRRDEPRAEGETF comes from the coding sequence ATGGCTCTCTACGAGCATATCTATCTTGCGCGCCAGGACGTTTCGCCCCAGCAGGTCGAAGCGCTGACGACGCAGTTCAAGGGCATCATCACCTCGCTCGGCGGCAAGGTGACGAAGACCGAATATTGGGGCGTGAAGTCCCTCGCCTATCGGATCAAGAAGAACCGCAAGGCGCATTTCACCCTTCTCAACATCGACGCCCCGCCGGCGGCCCTGGCCGAGGTCGAGCGTCAGCAGGGCCTGAGCGAGGATGTTCTGCGCTTCCTCACTTTGCGCGTCGATGCGCTGGAGGAAGGCCCCTCCGCCCAGCTGCGCAAGCGTGACGACGACGACCGTGGCGACCGCCGCGGCCCCGGCGGCCCGCGCCCCGACCGTGGCGATAGAGGCGACCGTGGCGACCGCCGCCCGCGCCGTGACGAACCCCGCGCCGAAGGAGAGACTTTCTGA
- a CDS encoding alpha/beta hydrolase, with amino-acid sequence MPITLRALILVSALFFGAAAQAAPAARNAPVEVSSGVRYELLARWDAHRLNQILQTDTPKFAGVKVDYTPARNGVRLYRITYSSVIPEKGNAPTVASGLLAVPDTKETSFPMVSYQHGTVYGRHEVPSFAEDSPETQLMIAQFAGQGYAVIGADYFGLGVSQEPEGYMVKASHQQACYDLLVASHSVLDHLKLKSDKLFLSGWSQGGFVTMAFLEKLESAGVAVRGAATASAPLDLFAAMEGFLDFPRPNDAVWLNSIFILSAFSYENYYGVPGLARSLFAEEHYDIAKKAYDREPIDPAAVPTDLRKLVKPDYFDPHYFASSAFGRLIAATQAYRWVIKSPVRNYYGEADEAITQGVGRMAMTYAQAFGSGNKVVEAVSTGPTTHRGTFATAVPQWKAWFDGR; translated from the coding sequence ATGCCGATCACTCTTCGCGCGCTGATCCTCGTCTCGGCGCTGTTCTTCGGCGCGGCCGCGCAGGCGGCGCCCGCCGCGCGAAATGCGCCGGTCGAAGTTTCTTCCGGCGTGAGATACGAACTCTTGGCGCGCTGGGACGCACATCGGCTGAATCAGATTTTGCAGACCGACACGCCGAAATTCGCGGGCGTCAAAGTGGACTACACGCCGGCGCGCAATGGCGTGAGGCTCTACAGAATCACCTATTCCTCCGTCATACCGGAGAAGGGCAACGCCCCGACCGTCGCCTCCGGCCTGCTCGCCGTGCCGGACACGAAGGAGACCTCGTTTCCGATGGTCTCCTATCAGCATGGCACCGTCTATGGGCGCCACGAGGTTCCCTCCTTCGCCGAGGACTCTCCCGAGACGCAGCTGATGATCGCGCAATTCGCCGGGCAGGGCTACGCCGTGATCGGCGCCGATTATTTCGGCCTCGGCGTCTCGCAGGAGCCGGAGGGCTATATGGTCAAGGCCAGCCATCAGCAGGCTTGCTATGATCTGCTGGTCGCCAGCCATAGCGTGCTCGACCATTTGAAGCTGAAGAGCGACAAGCTCTTTCTCTCGGGCTGGTCGCAGGGCGGCTTCGTCACCATGGCCTTTCTGGAGAAGCTCGAGAGCGCGGGCGTCGCCGTGCGCGGCGCGGCCACCGCCAGCGCGCCGCTGGATCTCTTCGCCGCCATGGAGGGCTTTCTCGACTTTCCGCGGCCGAACGACGCCGTCTGGCTGAACAGCATCTTCATCCTCTCGGCCTTTTCCTATGAGAACTACTATGGCGTTCCGGGCCTCGCCCGCTCGCTCTTCGCCGAGGAGCATTACGACATCGCCAAAAAGGCCTATGACCGCGAGCCGATCGATCCTGCGGCCGTGCCGACCGATCTGCGCAAGCTCGTCAAGCCCGATTATTTCGACCCGCATTACTTCGCCAGTTCGGCCTTCGGCCGCCTCATTGCGGCGACGCAGGCCTATCGTTGGGTGATAAAATCGCCGGTTCGCAACTATTACGGCGAGGCGGACGAGGCGATCACCCAGGGCGTTGGCCGCATGGCGATGACCTATGCGCAGGCTTTCGGCTCCGGCAATAAGGTCGTCGAGGCCGTCTCCACCGGGCCGACGACGCATCGCGGCACTTTCGCGACGGCGGTCCCGCAATGGAAGGCCTGGTTCGACGGCCGCTGA
- a CDS encoding L,D-transpeptidase produces the protein MGMISTWARCAGAIAFGLVLSGEAQAANFLDRGPVADFVNNFRLQSIPSQEVAWSHPQYKKGTIVVSTKERRLYYVLGPTRAIEYGVGVGREGFTWSGVKTITAKKEWPDWRPPAAMLKRRPDLPRYMEGGQDNPLGARALYLGSSEYRIHGSNEGETIGEAVSSGCIRMTNRDVADLYDRVKVGTRVVVLK, from the coding sequence ATGGGCATGATCTCGACCTGGGCGCGCTGCGCGGGAGCTATCGCATTCGGCCTCGTCCTTTCGGGAGAGGCGCAGGCGGCAAATTTCCTGGATCGCGGCCCGGTCGCGGATTTCGTCAATAATTTCCGCCTGCAGTCCATTCCGAGCCAGGAGGTGGCGTGGAGTCATCCGCAATATAAGAAAGGCACGATCGTCGTCTCCACCAAGGAGCGGCGGCTCTATTATGTGCTCGGCCCCACAAGGGCGATCGAATATGGCGTCGGCGTCGGCCGCGAGGGCTTCACCTGGTCCGGCGTGAAGACGATCACCGCCAAGAAGGAATGGCCCGATTGGCGCCCGCCCGCCGCCATGCTGAAGCGCCGGCCGGATCTGCCCCGCTATATGGAGGGCGGCCAGGACAATCCGCTCGGCGCGCGCGCGCTCTATCTCGGCTCCAGCGAATATCGCATCCATGGCTCCAATGAGGGCGAGACGATCGGCGAAGCGGTCTCCTCCGGCTGCATCCGCATGACCAATCGCGACGTCGCCGATCTCTATGATCGGGTGAAGGTCGGAACCCGCGTGGTCGTGCTGAAATGA